One window from the genome of Candidatus Manganitrophaceae bacterium encodes:
- a CDS encoding response regulator yields MTLSSLDTKEVVRKRTLEPLKKTILAVDDEPAVLQSLEIILQERYLLIKKEKGEDALQAIRDRRDIDLIILDVRLADTDGLTLYRRIRQVDRVVPILFTSGYGTKELLSQMLEVRANGYIDKPWNVDQLEHKIARLLGADPFERVHEQLNIDFDHLSLKMRRAVQFIDRHYSSPELSLEEIGQAVSLHPKYLSASFKKECGIGFHDYLTAIRIDRAIQLLKDPHRTIKEISCEVGFSEQGYFSKVFFGKMGMPPSDYRTKFNPR; encoded by the coding sequence ATGACACTTTCATCTTTGGATACAAAGGAAGTCGTAAGAAAGAGGACACTCGAGCCTCTGAAGAAAACCATCCTGGCGGTCGACGACGAGCCGGCGGTGCTCCAGTCGTTGGAAATCATCCTCCAGGAGCGGTATTTACTGATTAAAAAAGAGAAGGGGGAGGACGCGCTCCAGGCCATCCGGGACCGGCGCGACATCGACCTCATCATTCTCGATGTCCGCCTCGCCGACACCGACGGCCTCACCCTTTATCGGAGAATCCGTCAGGTCGACCGGGTTGTCCCGATTCTTTTTACCAGCGGCTACGGCACCAAAGAGCTTCTCTCTCAAATGTTGGAGGTGCGCGCCAACGGCTATATCGATAAACCTTGGAACGTCGATCAGCTGGAACATAAGATTGCACGGCTGCTCGGCGCCGATCCGTTTGAGCGGGTGCATGAACAGCTCAATATCGATTTCGATCACCTCTCGCTGAAGATGCGGCGGGCGGTCCAATTCATCGACCGGCATTACAGCTCGCCCGAGCTCTCCCTGGAGGAGATCGGACAGGCGGTCTCGCTTCATCCGAAATACCTCTCCGCCTCCTTTAAAAAAGAGTGCGGCATCGGGTTCCACGATTATCTCACCGCCATCCGAATCGATCGCGCGATTCAGCTTTTGAAAGATCCGCATCGGACGATCAAAGAGATCAGCTGCGAGGTCGGCTTCTCAGAGCAAGGCTATTTCAGCAAGGTCTTCTTCGGCAAGATGGGAATGCCTCCCTCCGATTACCGGACCAAATTCAATCCAAGGTAA
- a CDS encoding hemerythrin domain-containing protein: MKATELLKQDHEKVKGLIKKLKGEKKNRRQLLDTIEQEIKVHSQAEEEIFYPAMEPYQESLVSEFNEEHQEVDNLLAELVEGGETAGDFDEKVKRFEESLLHHIEEEEGQMFPEAEKQLKDQLNELGAQIASLKEDALGEVA; encoded by the coding sequence ATGAAAGCGACGGAACTGCTTAAACAGGATCATGAGAAGGTGAAAGGGTTGATTAAGAAGTTAAAAGGTGAGAAGAAAAACCGGCGGCAGCTTCTCGACACGATTGAGCAGGAGATCAAGGTTCACAGCCAGGCGGAAGAAGAGATCTTCTATCCGGCGATGGAGCCGTATCAAGAATCGCTCGTCTCCGAATTCAACGAAGAGCATCAAGAGGTCGACAACCTTCTGGCCGAGTTGGTCGAAGGAGGCGAGACGGCAGGCGATTTTGATGAAAAGGTGAAGCGCTTTGAAGAGAGTCTCCTCCATCACATCGAGGAGGAAGAAGGACAGATGTTCCCCGAAGCGGAGAAGCAGCTGAAGGATCAGCTGAATGAACTCGGCGCTCAGATCGCAAGCCTCAAAGAGGATGCGCTCGGAGAGGTGGCATAA
- a CDS encoding arsenate reductase family protein has translation MLTFYHYDRCSTCVKAKRHLTALGHTLKEIDITTDPPSEKALIDLVAKSGRPYTDFLNRSGVQYREEKMKEKVQTLPEGEILRLLAGNGRLIKRPIVTDGKRVTVGFNEAAFNAVWGR, from the coding sequence ATGCTGACTTTTTATCACTATGATCGTTGCAGCACTTGCGTCAAGGCAAAACGCCATCTCACCGCGCTCGGGCATACCCTGAAGGAGATCGACATCACGACCGATCCCCCTTCAGAGAAGGCGCTGATCGATCTGGTCGCGAAGAGCGGCCGTCCTTATACCGATTTTCTCAACCGAAGCGGCGTGCAGTACCGGGAGGAAAAAATGAAGGAGAAGGTCCAGACCCTCCCGGAGGGTGAGATCCTCCGCCTCTTGGCCGGCAACGGACGGCTGATCAAGCGCCCGATCGTGACCGATGGAAAACGGGTGACGGTCGGCTTTAATGAGGCCGCCTTTAATGCCGTCTGGGGACGATAG
- a CDS encoding ABC transporter substrate-binding protein — MRRGLFTLLILIQLALPACQSPREEPLRIGYIDWPGYEILYLAQQKSFLKEEKAPVLLKDFTSFSDLRKALQVGRLDGAVMSINEMLLSRLGKEYRVVYVLNVSHGADGIVGQPEIRSMADLKQKRIGVELTGLGGYVLTRALEKANMESADVVRINMTATIEAYSAFAEKQVDAVVTFEPILSRLIIEQRGNILFTSSEIPDEIINVLIFHEDVLKHRREDCLKVLRGYLKARQFWKAAPEEAITIMARRERVNPDYFRKSLNGLLIPDLSANLTYFGLADTENYFLETLKNFQNFMEQNHLLYEPVYFENLLGDLKGSAT, encoded by the coding sequence ATGAGAAGAGGCCTCTTTACACTACTGATCCTCATCCAACTGGCTTTACCTGCCTGCCAATCTCCCCGCGAAGAGCCGCTCCGGATCGGTTATATCGACTGGCCCGGCTACGAGATCCTCTACCTCGCCCAGCAGAAATCATTCCTCAAGGAGGAGAAGGCACCGGTGCTTCTGAAAGATTTCACCTCGTTCAGCGACCTGCGCAAGGCGCTCCAGGTCGGGCGGTTGGATGGCGCGGTGATGTCGATCAATGAGATGCTCCTCTCCCGGTTGGGAAAGGAGTACCGGGTCGTTTACGTTTTGAATGTCTCGCATGGGGCGGATGGAATCGTCGGGCAGCCGGAGATCCGGTCGATGGCCGACCTCAAGCAGAAACGGATCGGGGTCGAACTGACCGGGCTTGGCGGCTATGTCCTGACCCGGGCGTTGGAGAAGGCGAATATGGAGTCAGCCGATGTCGTCCGGATCAACATGACCGCGACGATTGAAGCGTACAGCGCCTTTGCCGAGAAGCAGGTCGATGCGGTCGTCACCTTTGAGCCGATCTTAAGCCGCCTGATCATCGAGCAGCGGGGGAACATTCTCTTCACCAGCAGTGAAATTCCGGACGAAATCATTAATGTCTTGATCTTTCACGAAGATGTCCTAAAGCACCGCCGCGAAGACTGTCTGAAGGTGTTGCGGGGATATCTGAAGGCGCGCCAATTTTGGAAGGCGGCGCCGGAGGAGGCGATCACCATTATGGCCCGGCGAGAGCGGGTCAATCCCGACTACTTCCGAAAGAGCCTGAACGGGCTTCTTATTCCCGACCTGTCGGCCAATTTAACCTATTTCGGTCTGGCCGATACGGAGAACTATTTTTTGGAGACCCTCAAAAACTTTCAAAATTTCATGGAACAGAACCACCTTCTGTACGAACCGGTCTATTTTGAAAACCTCTTGGGCGATCTGAAAGGAAGCGCCACATGA
- a CDS encoding radical SAM protein, with amino-acid sequence MRKAPSIKINFPTRQTNPSTRLLLLTPPLTQLNTPYPATAYLTGFLRSEGYPVFQADLGIETVLILFSRPGLTRLFQAIRSVEDPEPAVLRSLLLEERYLDTVDPVIRFLQGEAPTLATQICRRRYLPEGPRFAALEDDQWAFGSLGMTDRAKHLASLYLDDLADLVQATVAPDFGLSRYGERLATSATSFDPMDAALRAAPTLIDQMLEEALLPHLKKVRPDLVGITVPFPGNLYGALRAAAVVRKHAPRAKIVLGGGYVNTELRALAEPRLFDYVDYVTLDAGERPLLCLLEGFSRRRPPERLRRTFLRRDGAVHYFDGASEKDIPFEKTGTPTYDGLPLRRYLSVVEMLNPMHRLWSDGRWNKLTVAHGCYWRKCSFCDIGLDYIQRYEPAPATLLADRIDTLVKETGETGFHFVDEAAPPARLADLALALLDRGRSISWWGNIRFEEAFTPDLCRLLAASGCIAVTGGMEVASDRLLALMEKGITVAQVARVAHAFTQAGILVHAYLMYGFPTETAAETVESLERVRQLFAAGVIQSAFWHRFTATRHSPVGLHPDAYGIRITGPSPGAFANNDLIHLDPAGGDPTPFGPGLAKAIYNYMHGVALKADVRRWFDFPLPKPKVPADLVPKALAPRSLGEMDPEHRLVWLGGIPLIEPYSQKKGRRIALILPGWEEDLIIRLSPPVAEWCRDLLDRSRPRARKGAPLIRLSEAGRDYPSSSDVSLDAFLKSAAWRRLRAAGLLLL; translated from the coding sequence ATGAGAAAAGCGCCTTCCATCAAAATAAATTTCCCGACCCGTCAGACGAATCCGTCGACGCGCCTGCTTCTCCTCACCCCGCCGCTGACCCAGCTCAACACCCCCTATCCGGCCACCGCGTATCTGACCGGATTCCTTCGATCGGAAGGATATCCCGTGTTCCAAGCCGACCTGGGGATTGAGACGGTGTTGATCCTCTTTTCACGGCCGGGACTGACCCGACTTTTCCAAGCGATCCGCTCGGTGGAAGATCCCGAACCGGCGGTGCTCCGAAGCCTTTTGTTGGAAGAACGCTACCTCGACACGGTCGATCCGGTCATCCGGTTTCTCCAAGGAGAGGCGCCGACCCTTGCGACGCAGATCTGCCGGCGGCGTTATCTCCCCGAAGGGCCCCGCTTTGCCGCCCTGGAGGACGACCAATGGGCCTTTGGAAGTTTGGGGATGACCGATCGGGCGAAACATCTGGCGAGCCTTTATCTCGACGACCTCGCCGATCTGGTCCAGGCGACCGTCGCGCCCGACTTCGGCCTGAGCCGCTACGGCGAGCGGTTGGCGACCTCGGCGACCTCATTCGATCCGATGGACGCGGCGCTCCGCGCCGCTCCGACGCTGATTGACCAGATGTTGGAAGAGGCGCTCCTCCCGCATCTCAAAAAGGTGCGGCCGGATCTCGTCGGAATCACCGTCCCCTTTCCGGGGAATCTCTATGGCGCGCTTCGGGCGGCGGCCGTGGTGCGCAAGCATGCCCCGCGGGCCAAAATCGTCCTCGGCGGCGGGTATGTGAACACCGAGCTTCGCGCGCTCGCCGAGCCGCGTCTCTTCGACTATGTCGATTACGTCACCCTCGACGCCGGAGAGCGGCCGCTTCTCTGCCTGCTGGAGGGGTTTAGTCGGCGGCGGCCGCCCGAGCGGCTTCGCCGCACCTTCCTACGCCGCGACGGCGCGGTCCACTACTTCGACGGCGCCTCGGAAAAAGATATCCCGTTCGAGAAGACCGGGACGCCGACCTATGACGGCCTTCCGCTGCGCCGCTATCTGTCGGTGGTGGAGATGCTCAACCCGATGCACCGCCTCTGGTCCGACGGCCGGTGGAACAAGCTGACCGTGGCGCACGGATGCTATTGGCGCAAGTGCTCCTTCTGCGACATCGGCCTCGACTACATTCAGCGGTATGAGCCGGCGCCGGCGACCCTCCTGGCCGACCGGATCGATACCTTGGTGAAAGAGACCGGCGAGACCGGGTTCCATTTTGTCGATGAAGCCGCCCCGCCGGCGCGCCTGGCCGATCTCGCGCTGGCGCTGCTCGACCGGGGCCGGTCGATCTCCTGGTGGGGAAACATCCGGTTTGAGGAGGCGTTCACCCCCGACCTCTGCCGGCTGCTGGCGGCGTCGGGCTGTATCGCCGTCACCGGCGGGATGGAGGTCGCTTCCGACCGGCTGCTCGCGCTGATGGAGAAGGGAATCACCGTCGCCCAGGTGGCCCGCGTCGCGCATGCCTTCACCCAAGCGGGGATTCTGGTCCATGCCTATTTAATGTATGGCTTTCCAACCGAGACGGCGGCGGAGACGGTCGAGAGCCTGGAGCGGGTCCGGCAGCTTTTTGCAGCCGGGGTGATTCAGTCGGCGTTCTGGCATCGGTTTACCGCCACCCGGCACAGCCCGGTCGGCCTTCACCCCGATGCCTATGGGATCCGAATCACGGGGCCCTCTCCCGGCGCGTTTGCCAACAACGACTTGATTCACCTCGATCCGGCCGGGGGCGATCCGACCCCTTTTGGACCGGGGTTGGCCAAGGCGATCTACAACTACATGCATGGGGTGGCGCTGAAGGCCGACGTCCGGCGGTGGTTTGACTTCCCCCTTCCGAAACCGAAGGTCCCCGCCGATCTTGTCCCAAAGGCGCTCGCGCCGCGCTCCCTCGGTGAGATGGACCCGGAGCACCGGCTGGTCTGGCTCGGCGGGATCCCCCTGATCGAGCCGTATTCCCAAAAAAAGGGACGACGGATCGCCCTCATTCTCCCCGGATGGGAAGAAGATCTGATCATTCGACTGAGCCCTCCGGTGGCGGAGTGGTGCCGCGATCTGCTCGACCGCTCCCGGCCGCGTGCAAGGAAAGGGGCGCCGTTGATCCGTCTCTCAGAGGCAGGCCGGGACTATCCTTCCTCGTCCGACGTTTCACTTGACGCCTTTCTCAAGAGCGCCGCTTGGCGCCGTCTGCGCGCCGCGGGGCTGCTCCTCCTCTAA
- a CDS encoding ERAP1-like C-terminal domain-containing protein: MSALIEGRLPGGVRPELYQIRMNVAPEERRFGGEVAIDLQIAQPTNTITLHALDLDIPEATVGREGSAAPARVATDPASETLTLTFAEPLPAGPARLTLRFSGKLNRHLRGLYEAHAGGETYAFTQFEATDARRMIPSFDEPGMKARFRLTVTIPAHLTALSNMPVISEKTEGALKTVSFEETPVMSTYLLALAVARLESKEIDVAGTRVAIWTVPGQLHLGDFALKVTSAVLPLLNDYFDLPYPYPKLDLVSVPDFAMGAMENWGAIFFRDSRLLLDETLASTGTQRGVANVITHEIVHQWFGNLVTMAWWDDLWLNEAFATWLAVKIVDQWRPEWHSWIEFQQEKQIPLGVDALQSSRPIQAKVTNAAQIEEMFDALTYEKGAACLRMIEHFLGEEAFRKGIRDYMKAHQYKNTVAGDLWSTLEAASGQPVAAIAKDWFTQPGFPLVTIEASESNFRNLTIEQRRFFAGGHTVGGGASPTWSVPFTLKYEDDGGVQKHRVLLKNRVTTVSLPGSGAVRWVYGNAEESGFLRVDYNRPLRAALQPVIPAGLSAPERIGSLNHLWALAVSGDLSIVAFMETLARFKGDSTRVVVEAAAGYFETLSNQMIPAKDRSKFQAFAKDFFEPVWKEIGWEAAPGEDDERRLTRAAALWAMGAIAQDEDVISELPRRWTRFQAKATSIDPTLATPLVRLTARTDGGSAFDRFVQKFKTAPTPEERDRYLLALADFTKPDLARKLLEFALSDEVRSQDVWKPVRYLLGNPATQEESWRFVQAEWRRLREKGGSIGAMRIIQGARALWREPWYREVQTFFNDPANKIAAAERALAQTLEFMQIGIRFKERQMIPLSRWMQDRGGSAKPLIRQF; the protein is encoded by the coding sequence ATGAGCGCGCTGATTGAGGGACGTCTGCCGGGAGGGGTCCGGCCTGAACTCTACCAGATCCGAATGAATGTGGCACCGGAAGAGCGGCGGTTCGGGGGGGAGGTCGCGATCGATCTTCAGATTGCCCAACCGACGAACACCATCACCCTCCATGCGCTCGACCTCGACATTCCGGAAGCGACCGTCGGACGGGAAGGCTCGGCGGCTCCGGCGCGCGTCGCAACCGATCCCGCCTCTGAAACACTCACCCTGACTTTTGCCGAGCCGCTGCCGGCCGGCCCGGCGCGTCTCACCCTCCGCTTCTCCGGAAAGCTCAATCGGCATCTGCGTGGACTATACGAGGCGCATGCCGGCGGCGAGACCTATGCCTTCACCCAATTTGAGGCAACCGATGCCCGCCGGATGATTCCCTCTTTCGATGAGCCGGGAATGAAGGCCCGCTTTCGACTGACCGTCACGATCCCCGCCCACCTGACCGCTCTCTCCAACATGCCGGTGATCTCCGAGAAAACGGAAGGGGCATTAAAGACCGTCTCTTTCGAGGAGACCCCGGTCATGTCGACCTATCTCTTGGCGCTCGCGGTCGCTCGGCTCGAGTCGAAGGAGATCGATGTGGCCGGAACCCGCGTCGCGATCTGGACCGTTCCGGGCCAGCTTCACCTCGGCGATTTCGCGCTAAAAGTCACCTCGGCGGTCCTGCCGCTATTGAATGACTACTTCGATCTGCCCTACCCTTATCCGAAGCTCGACCTCGTCAGCGTTCCCGATTTCGCGATGGGGGCGATGGAGAATTGGGGGGCGATCTTCTTCCGCGACTCCCGTCTCCTCCTCGATGAAACCCTCGCCTCCACCGGGACACAACGGGGCGTCGCCAACGTCATCACCCACGAGATCGTCCATCAATGGTTTGGAAATCTCGTCACGATGGCCTGGTGGGACGACCTCTGGCTCAATGAAGCGTTCGCCACCTGGCTTGCGGTCAAAATCGTCGATCAGTGGCGGCCGGAATGGCACTCCTGGATCGAATTCCAGCAAGAGAAGCAGATCCCGCTCGGGGTCGATGCGCTCCAGAGCAGCCGGCCGATCCAGGCCAAGGTGACCAACGCGGCTCAGATCGAGGAGATGTTCGACGCGCTGACCTATGAAAAAGGGGCGGCCTGTCTGCGGATGATCGAGCATTTCCTGGGAGAAGAGGCGTTCCGAAAGGGCATTCGCGACTACATGAAGGCCCACCAGTACAAGAATACCGTCGCAGGCGATCTCTGGTCAACGCTCGAAGCCGCATCAGGCCAACCGGTTGCAGCCATCGCCAAAGATTGGTTTACCCAGCCGGGATTTCCGCTGGTGACGATCGAGGCATCCGAGAGCAACTTTCGGAACCTGACGATCGAGCAGCGCCGGTTCTTCGCCGGAGGGCACACCGTCGGCGGGGGGGCCTCTCCGACCTGGTCGGTTCCGTTTACGCTGAAATACGAAGACGACGGCGGCGTGCAGAAACATCGCGTCCTGCTGAAGAACCGGGTAACGACGGTCAGCCTCCCGGGGAGCGGCGCGGTCCGCTGGGTTTACGGCAATGCGGAGGAGAGCGGCTTTCTGCGCGTCGATTACAACCGCCCGCTTCGAGCCGCGCTGCAGCCGGTGATTCCGGCGGGGCTCTCCGCGCCCGAGCGGATCGGCTCCCTCAACCATCTGTGGGCGCTCGCCGTCAGCGGGGATCTCTCGATCGTCGCCTTTATGGAAACGCTGGCTCGGTTCAAGGGAGATTCCACCCGGGTCGTGGTTGAGGCGGCGGCCGGCTATTTTGAAACGCTCTCCAATCAGATGATTCCTGCAAAAGATCGGTCGAAGTTTCAGGCCTTCGCGAAAGATTTCTTCGAGCCGGTCTGGAAAGAGATCGGCTGGGAGGCGGCCCCCGGCGAGGATGACGAGCGGCGGTTGACCCGCGCCGCCGCCCTCTGGGCGATGGGGGCGATCGCCCAGGATGAAGATGTCATCTCGGAGCTGCCGCGGCGATGGACCCGCTTTCAAGCGAAGGCGACCTCGATCGATCCGACCTTGGCGACCCCGCTGGTGCGGCTCACCGCGCGGACCGACGGCGGCTCCGCCTTCGATCGGTTCGTTCAGAAATTCAAAACGGCCCCGACGCCGGAAGAGCGCGATCGGTATCTGTTGGCGCTGGCCGATTTTACTAAACCCGATCTGGCGCGAAAATTGTTGGAGTTCGCCCTCTCCGATGAGGTGCGATCGCAAGATGTCTGGAAGCCGGTCCGGTATCTCCTCGGGAACCCGGCAACACAGGAAGAGAGCTGGCGCTTCGTCCAAGCCGAGTGGCGCCGGCTGCGGGAAAAAGGGGGAAGCATCGGTGCGATGCGGATTATTCAGGGGGCCCGCGCCCTCTGGCGGGAGCCGTGGTACCGGGAGGTCCAAACGTTCTTTAACGATCCGGCGAACAAAATCGCAGCGGCCGAGCGGGCGCTGGCGCAAACGTTGGAGTTTATGCAGATCGGGATTCGATTTAAAGAGCGGCAGATGATTCCGCTCTCCCGTTGGATGCAGGACCGGGGCGGATCGGCGAAGCCGCTGATCCGGCAGTTTTAG
- a CDS encoding C40 family peptidase, producing MRSRTVGVLCLLLLAGCAGMHGLETSEPSIAGRASDRDAVIKMAYRFIGTPYRYGGATPEGFDCSGYVAYVYAEAVGLSLPHYTGAQIKRGRPVAPQDLLPADLVFFRIGGGTPLHVGIYLGDNQFIHAPRRDGEVSVERLDHPYWKRRYQTARRLLPPGGEKGKGRQASLPRRGGEDSSKER from the coding sequence ATGCGCTCGAGAACCGTTGGAGTTCTTTGCCTGTTGCTGCTGGCCGGCTGCGCCGGGATGCACGGTCTGGAAACGTCAGAGCCAAGCATCGCGGGCCGGGCATCGGATCGTGATGCCGTGATAAAAATGGCGTACCGATTTATTGGAACCCCTTACCGGTACGGGGGGGCGACTCCCGAAGGATTCGACTGCAGCGGTTATGTCGCTTACGTGTATGCCGAGGCGGTCGGCCTCTCCCTCCCCCACTATACCGGTGCGCAGATCAAACGGGGCCGGCCCGTCGCACCCCAAGACCTTCTTCCCGCCGATCTGGTCTTTTTCCGGATCGGCGGGGGAACGCCCCTCCATGTCGGGATCTATCTCGGCGACAATCAATTTATCCACGCCCCGCGCCGCGACGGTGAGGTGAGCGTCGAGCGGCTTGACCACCCCTACTGGAAGCGCCGGTATCAGACGGCCCGCCGTCTTCTTCCGCCGGGCGGCGAGAAAGGGAAAGGGCGGCAGGCGTCCCTTCCCCGCAGAGGGGGCGAGGATTCATCCAAGGAGCGTTGA
- a CDS encoding response regulator: MTPLQHRTRRTRSISFSVALMTLIGGVLFAFIIAGVSYWLQRKDDIRDLQTRAQQTSDQLSYIAEVLLNKGDFNSVQRIVENITTDRGIFFIAIVDADLKVLASSQHDLLGKPISDYQQNPSLTGEFKRVMTYGKTEFAHHPNQGHFEIVAPITLSSPSRTHPLVAGAVTVSFKDDPVIWNPQENFWKHLQLALALSMIAITILYAVLRRQVTSPLEQLTDVSERLGAGELGIQIPVSSSNEIGRLAETFNGMSASLASQRHALQASEERYLRIFHSSPLSLIVIDAAGMIVDVNETFLKGGEAGSTRESWIGKPVKEVPLVEKARLEPEIDRLLREGSAFKRWKVTVSLLGKGPSRSYNFTAIPLLNAEKKMSGAVVAAEDITTQQLLEAQLVQSQKMESLGVLAGGVAHDFNNILTGILGYASLLKMRMPPDDPNLEPVEVIEKSGLRARALIQQLMGFARRTALIKVPVEVNKIVSEVVPLLERGVGQGVSIRTALDPESPMIMADSGQIHQALMNLCINAKDALPPEGGTIWLKTRIERLPSRDNPDQEKDWVEILIEDTGSGIPPEVLPRIFDPFFTTKEVGKGTGLGLSVTYGIVKEHEGELTVQSEIGKGSVFTLLFPRTEEASGWRERGREEIPLWGKERKILLVDDEESLLRLGRRAFEERGFQVLTATTGEEAVEIYRRERGEIRLIILDLLMPGQGGWKTYAELREIDPMVKVLFTTGYSGAMDLEAHLGKQAYLKKPYRVQELLQAAEKALG, translated from the coding sequence ATGACGCCGCTTCAACATCGGACCCGCCGGACCCGCTCCATCTCTTTCAGCGTTGCCCTGATGACCCTGATCGGCGGGGTGCTGTTTGCCTTTATCATCGCCGGCGTTTCTTACTGGCTGCAGCGGAAGGACGACATTCGGGATCTGCAGACGCGGGCCCAGCAGACGAGTGATCAGCTCAGCTACATCGCGGAGGTCTTGCTCAACAAGGGAGATTTCAATTCGGTTCAGCGGATCGTCGAGAACATCACCACCGACCGGGGGATCTTCTTCATCGCAATCGTCGACGCCGATTTGAAAGTGCTCGCTTCAAGCCAGCACGACCTCCTCGGCAAGCCGATCTCCGATTACCAACAAAACCCCTCCCTCACCGGCGAATTCAAGCGGGTGATGACGTATGGCAAAACCGAGTTTGCACATCATCCGAATCAGGGGCACTTTGAGATCGTTGCGCCGATTACCCTCTCGAGCCCCTCCCGAACCCACCCGCTGGTCGCCGGTGCGGTGACGGTGTCGTTTAAAGATGACCCGGTGATCTGGAACCCGCAGGAGAACTTCTGGAAGCACCTTCAACTCGCCCTTGCGCTTAGCATGATTGCCATTACAATCCTCTATGCGGTGCTGCGCCGGCAGGTCACCTCGCCGCTGGAGCAGCTCACCGACGTCTCGGAGCGGCTTGGCGCCGGAGAGCTGGGCATTCAAATTCCGGTCTCCTCGTCGAACGAGATCGGACGGCTGGCGGAGACCTTCAATGGGATGTCGGCGTCGCTCGCCTCCCAGCGGCACGCCCTTCAGGCCTCGGAGGAGCGTTATCTCCGGATCTTTCATTCTTCCCCCCTCTCTCTCATCGTGATCGATGCCGCCGGGATGATCGTCGATGTCAATGAGACCTTCCTCAAGGGGGGCGAGGCAGGCTCAACGCGGGAGAGCTGGATCGGAAAGCCGGTGAAGGAGGTCCCCTTGGTGGAGAAGGCGAGATTGGAGCCGGAGATCGATCGGCTGCTGCGCGAGGGGAGTGCCTTTAAAAGATGGAAGGTGACCGTTTCCCTCCTGGGAAAAGGCCCGTCCCGGAGCTATAATTTCACCGCCATTCCCCTCTTGAATGCGGAGAAGAAGATGTCGGGGGCGGTCGTCGCCGCCGAGGACATCACCACCCAGCAGCTGCTGGAAGCCCAGCTGGTTCAATCGCAAAAGATGGAGAGCCTTGGGGTGTTGGCCGGCGGGGTCGCCCATGACTTTAACAACATCCTCACCGGAATTCTCGGCTACGCCTCGCTGTTGAAGATGCGGATGCCCCCCGACGATCCGAATCTGGAGCCGGTGGAGGTGATCGAAAAATCGGGGCTGCGCGCCCGGGCCCTGATCCAGCAGCTGATGGGCTTCGCCCGACGCACCGCATTGATCAAGGTCCCGGTCGAGGTCAACAAGATCGTCTCCGAAGTCGTTCCGCTCCTCGAAAGAGGGGTCGGGCAGGGGGTGTCGATCCGGACCGCGCTCGATCCGGAATCGCCGATGATCATGGCCGACAGCGGCCAGATTCATCAGGCGTTGATGAATCTCTGCATCAATGCCAAAGATGCCCTCCCGCCGGAGGGGGGGACAATCTGGTTGAAGACGCGCATAGAGCGCCTCCCCTCCCGCGACAACCCGGACCAGGAGAAGGATTGGGTCGAGATCCTGATTGAGGACACCGGCAGCGGCATTCCCCCGGAGGTCCTTCCCCGGATTTTCGATCCCTTTTTCACCACCAAAGAGGTCGGCAAGGGAACCGGCTTGGGCCTCTCGGTCACCTACGGCATCGTCAAAGAGCATGAAGGAGAGCTGACGGTCCAGTCGGAGATCGGAAAAGGGTCGGTCTTCACCCTTCTCTTCCCGCGGACGGAGGAGGCCTCCGGTTGGCGGGAGCGAGGAAGAGAGGAGATTCCCCTCTGGGGGAAGGAGCGAAAGATCCTTCTGGTCGACGATGAAGAGAGCCTCTTGCGGCTTGGCCGGCGCGCGTTTGAAGAGCGGGGGTTCCAGGTCCTCACTGCGACGACCGGAGAGGAAGCGGTCGAGATTTATCGAAGGGAGCGGGGGGAGATCCGCCTGATTATCCTCGATCTGCTGATGCCGGGGCAGGGAGGGTGGAAAACCTATGCAGAGCTGCGGGAGATCGACCCGATGGTGAAGGTGCTCTTCACCACAGGCTACAGCGGTGCGATGGATCTGGAGGCCCATCTCGGAAAGCAGGCCTATCTTAAAAAGCCGTATCGCGTTCAGGAGCTTCTTCAAGCGGCTGAAAAAGCGCTTGGATAA
- a CDS encoding EVE domain-containing protein, translated as MAPQKRYWLMKSEPNTYSIHDLQRDRTTYWSGVRNFQARNFMRDQMQLGDGVLFYHSNVEPVGIAGMAEVAKTAYPDRTAWDPKDDHFDPKSLPNNPVWYMVDLRFVKACKAVITLPRLRAVPALKSMWVLRKGNRLSITPVTAAEWHAITKLSEWP; from the coding sequence ATGGCCCCTCAAAAAAGATATTGGTTAATGAAATCGGAGCCGAACACCTACTCGATTCATGACCTGCAGCGCGATCGGACGACGTATTGGTCGGGCGTCCGAAATTTCCAGGCGCGCAACTTCATGCGCGATCAGATGCAACTCGGCGACGGGGTTCTCTTTTATCACAGCAACGTCGAGCCGGTCGGAATCGCCGGAATGGCCGAGGTGGCCAAGACCGCCTATCCCGACCGTACCGCGTGGGACCCGAAAGACGACCACTTTGATCCGAAGAGCCTTCCGAACAATCCGGTTTGGTATATGGTCGATCTTCGGTTTGTGAAAGCCTGCAAAGCGGTCATCACCCTCCCGCGGCTGCGGGCCGTTCCGGCGCTGAAATCGATGTGGGTGCTCCGTAAAGGAAACCGCCTTTCGATCACCCCTGTGACCGCCGCGGAGTGGCACGCCATTACGAAGCTTTCCGAATGGCCCTAA